Proteins from a single region of Orcinus orca chromosome 20, mOrcOrc1.1, whole genome shotgun sequence:
- the LOC101273534 gene encoding zinc finger protein 234 isoform X11 has translation MTKLKEAVTFKDVAVTFTEEELGLLDSTQRKLYQEVMLENFRNLVSVEGKIQSEMETVSEAGPHEELSSWQIWQHIASDFTRCQDSMIKSSEFHQHGDSSGQVGAGFSETHTGQKPYQCNECTRSFSDVSNFDLHQQIHPGEKSHTCGECGKSFCYSSALRIHQRVHSGEKRYKCDECGKEFSQSSQLQAHQKVHTVEKPFRCEQCGKGFSRRSTLTVHCKLHMGEKPYNCDQCGRAFIHASHLQEHQRIHTGEKPFKCDICGKNFRRRSALNSHCMVHTGEKPYKCDECGKCFTCSSNLHIHQRVHTGEKPYKCEECGKCFIQPSQFQAHRRIHTGEKPYVCKVCGKGFIYSSSFQAHQGVHTGEKPYRCSECGKHFRMKIHYQVHLVIHTGEKPYKCEVCGKGFRQSSYLKIHQKAHSIEKPYKCEECGQGFNQSSRLQIHQLIHTGEKPYKCEECGKGFSRRADLKIHCRIHTGEKPYNCEECGKVFSQASHLLTHQRVHSGEKPFKCEECGKSFSRSSHLQAHQKVHTGEKPYKCEECGKGFKWSLNLDMHQRVHTGEKPYKCGECGKHFSQASSLQLHQSVHTGEKPYRCDVCGKVFSRSSQLQYHRRVHTGEKPYQCETCGKSFSWRSNLVSHHKMHTGDTFYESSESGKNIKELSEERSSTK, from the exons GAGGCGGTGACCTTCAAGGATGTGGCTGTGACCTTCACGGAGGAAGAGCTGGGGCTGCTGGACTCCACCCAGAGGAAGCTGTACCAGGAAGTGATGCTGGAGAACTTCCGGAACCTGGTCTCAGTAG AAGGAAAGATCCAAAGTGAGATGGAGACTGTTTCAGAAGCAGGACCACATGAAGAGCTTTCCTCCTGGCAGATCTGGCAACACATTGCAAGTGACTTCACCAGGTGTCAAGACTCCATGATAAAAAGTTCTGAATTCCACCAACATGGTGACTCATCTGGCCAGGTTGGGGCAGGATTCTCTGAAACTCACACAGGCCAGAAACCTTATCAGTGTAATGAATGTACAAGATCTTTCAGTGATGTCTCCAACTTTGATCTTCATCAACAAATACACCCAGGAGAGAAGTCTCATACATGTGGTGAGTGTGGAAAAAGCTTCTGTTACAGCTCAGCACTTCGCATTCATCAGAGAGTTCACTCGGGAGAGAAGCGCTATAAGTGTGATGAGTGTGGCAAGGAGTTCAGTCAGAGCTCACAGCTGCAAGCTCATCAGAAAGTCCACACTGTAGAGAAGCCATTCAGATGTGAGCAGTGTGGGAAAGGCTTCAGTCGTAGGTCAACACTTACTGTTCATTGTAAATTACATATGGGAGAGAAACCTTATAATTGTGACCAATGTGGAAGGGCCTTCATTCATGCTTCACATCTTCAGGAACATCAGAGAatccacactggggagaaaccGTTCAAATGTGATATATGTGGTAAGAACTTCCGCCGTAGATCAGCCCTTAACAGTCATTGTATGgtccacactggagagaagccaTACAAATGTGATGAGTGTGGGAAGTGTTTCACTTGTAGCTCAAATCTTCATATCCATCAGAGGgtccacacaggagagaaaccttataaatGTGAGGAGTGCGGTAAGTGCTTCATTCAGCCTTCACAATTTCAGGCCCATCGGAGAATCCACACGGGAGAGAAACCGTATGTCTGTAAAGTGTGTGGTAAGGGCTTCATTTACAGTTCAAGTTTTCAAGCCCATCAGGGAgtccacacaggagagaaaccatacAGATGCAGTGAGTGTGGGAAGCACTTCAGGATGAAAATCCATTATCAAGTTCATCTGGTCatccacacaggagagaaaccctataaatgtGAGGTATGTGGGAAAGGCTTCCGTCAGAGTTCATATCTTAAAATCCATCAGAAGGCCCACAGCATAGAGAAACCTTACAAGTGTGAGGAGTGTGGGCAGGGCTTCAATCAGAGTTCACGACTTCAGATCCACCAGCTGATCCATACTGGTGAGAAACCATACAAATGTGAAGAGTGTGGGAAGGGATTTAGTCGTAGAGCAGATCTTAAAATTCACTGCagaatccacactggagagaaaccatatAATTGTGAGGAATGTGGGAAGGTTTTTAGTCAGGCATCTCATCTTCTGACCCATCAGAGAGTCCACAGTGGAGAAAAACCATTCAAATGTGAAGAGTGTGGGAAGAGCTTCAGTCGGAGTTCACACCTTCAAGCCCATCAAAAAGTCCACACTGGAGAAAAGCCATACAAATGTGAGGAGTGTGGGAAGGGCTTCAAGTGGAGCCTGAACCTCGACATGCATCAGAGGgtccacacaggagagaaaccatataagTGTGGGGAGTGTGGGAAGCACTTCAGTCAGGCCTCAAGTCTTCAGCTTCATCAGAGTgtccacactggagagaagccGTACAGGTGTGATGTGTGTGGTAAAGTCTTTAGTCGGTCTTCACAGCTTCAGTATCACAGGCGAGTTCATACAGGGGAGAAACCTTACCAGTGTGAGACGTGTGGTAAAAGCTTCAGTTGGCGCTCCAATCTTGTAAGTCATCACAAAATGCATACTGGGGATACATTTTATGAAAGCAGCGAGAGTGGTAAGAACATCAAGGAACTGTCAGAGGAAAGAAGTTCTACAAAATGA
- the LOC101273534 gene encoding zinc finger protein 234 isoform X12, with the protein MTMFKEAVTFKDVAVTFTEEELGLLDSTQRKLYQEVMLENFRNLVSVEGKIQSEMETVSEAGPHEELSSWQIWQHIASDFTRCQDSMIKSSEFHQHGDSSGQVGAGFSETHTGQKPYQCNECTRSFSDVSNFDLHQQIHPGEKSHTCGECGKSFCYSSALRIHQRVHSGEKRYKCDECGKEFSQSSQLQAHQKVHTVEKPFRCEQCGKGFSRRSTLTVHCKLHMGEKPYNCDQCGRAFIHASHLQEHQRIHTGEKPFKCDICGKNFRRRSALNSHCMVHTGEKPYKCDECGKCFTCSSNLHIHQRVHTGEKPYKCEECGKCFIQPSQFQAHRRIHTGEKPYVCKVCGKGFIYSSSFQAHQGVHTGEKPYRCSECGKHFRMKIHYQVHLVIHTGEKPYKCEVCGKGFRQSSYLKIHQKAHSIEKPYKCEECGQGFNQSSRLQIHQLIHTGEKPYKCEECGKGFSRRADLKIHCRIHTGEKPYNCEECGKVFSQASHLLTHQRVHSGEKPFKCEECGKSFSRSSHLQAHQKVHTGEKPYKCEECGKGFKWSLNLDMHQRVHTGEKPYKCGECGKHFSQASSLQLHQSVHTGEKPYRCDVCGKVFSRSSQLQYHRRVHTGEKPYQCETCGKSFSWRSNLVSHHKMHTGDTFYESSESGKNIKELSEERSSTK; encoded by the exons GAGGCGGTGACCTTCAAGGATGTGGCTGTGACCTTCACGGAGGAAGAGCTGGGGCTGCTGGACTCCACCCAGAGGAAGCTGTACCAGGAAGTGATGCTGGAGAACTTCCGGAACCTGGTCTCAGTAG AAGGAAAGATCCAAAGTGAGATGGAGACTGTTTCAGAAGCAGGACCACATGAAGAGCTTTCCTCCTGGCAGATCTGGCAACACATTGCAAGTGACTTCACCAGGTGTCAAGACTCCATGATAAAAAGTTCTGAATTCCACCAACATGGTGACTCATCTGGCCAGGTTGGGGCAGGATTCTCTGAAACTCACACAGGCCAGAAACCTTATCAGTGTAATGAATGTACAAGATCTTTCAGTGATGTCTCCAACTTTGATCTTCATCAACAAATACACCCAGGAGAGAAGTCTCATACATGTGGTGAGTGTGGAAAAAGCTTCTGTTACAGCTCAGCACTTCGCATTCATCAGAGAGTTCACTCGGGAGAGAAGCGCTATAAGTGTGATGAGTGTGGCAAGGAGTTCAGTCAGAGCTCACAGCTGCAAGCTCATCAGAAAGTCCACACTGTAGAGAAGCCATTCAGATGTGAGCAGTGTGGGAAAGGCTTCAGTCGTAGGTCAACACTTACTGTTCATTGTAAATTACATATGGGAGAGAAACCTTATAATTGTGACCAATGTGGAAGGGCCTTCATTCATGCTTCACATCTTCAGGAACATCAGAGAatccacactggggagaaaccGTTCAAATGTGATATATGTGGTAAGAACTTCCGCCGTAGATCAGCCCTTAACAGTCATTGTATGgtccacactggagagaagccaTACAAATGTGATGAGTGTGGGAAGTGTTTCACTTGTAGCTCAAATCTTCATATCCATCAGAGGgtccacacaggagagaaaccttataaatGTGAGGAGTGCGGTAAGTGCTTCATTCAGCCTTCACAATTTCAGGCCCATCGGAGAATCCACACGGGAGAGAAACCGTATGTCTGTAAAGTGTGTGGTAAGGGCTTCATTTACAGTTCAAGTTTTCAAGCCCATCAGGGAgtccacacaggagagaaaccatacAGATGCAGTGAGTGTGGGAAGCACTTCAGGATGAAAATCCATTATCAAGTTCATCTGGTCatccacacaggagagaaaccctataaatgtGAGGTATGTGGGAAAGGCTTCCGTCAGAGTTCATATCTTAAAATCCATCAGAAGGCCCACAGCATAGAGAAACCTTACAAGTGTGAGGAGTGTGGGCAGGGCTTCAATCAGAGTTCACGACTTCAGATCCACCAGCTGATCCATACTGGTGAGAAACCATACAAATGTGAAGAGTGTGGGAAGGGATTTAGTCGTAGAGCAGATCTTAAAATTCACTGCagaatccacactggagagaaaccatatAATTGTGAGGAATGTGGGAAGGTTTTTAGTCAGGCATCTCATCTTCTGACCCATCAGAGAGTCCACAGTGGAGAAAAACCATTCAAATGTGAAGAGTGTGGGAAGAGCTTCAGTCGGAGTTCACACCTTCAAGCCCATCAAAAAGTCCACACTGGAGAAAAGCCATACAAATGTGAGGAGTGTGGGAAGGGCTTCAAGTGGAGCCTGAACCTCGACATGCATCAGAGGgtccacacaggagagaaaccatataagTGTGGGGAGTGTGGGAAGCACTTCAGTCAGGCCTCAAGTCTTCAGCTTCATCAGAGTgtccacactggagagaagccGTACAGGTGTGATGTGTGTGGTAAAGTCTTTAGTCGGTCTTCACAGCTTCAGTATCACAGGCGAGTTCATACAGGGGAGAAACCTTACCAGTGTGAGACGTGTGGTAAAAGCTTCAGTTGGCGCTCCAATCTTGTAAGTCATCACAAAATGCATACTGGGGATACATTTTATGAAAGCAGCGAGAGTGGTAAGAACATCAAGGAACTGTCAGAGGAAAGAAGTTCTACAAAATGA